The Candidatus Margulisiibacteriota bacterium genome contains the following window.
CGATCCTGATCCTGCCGCTCACCGTGCAGAACCTGGGCTTCGAGATCAAGACGATCATCGTTACCGTCGGCCTGCTGCTGATCCTGTTCGCGATGTGGATGAACAAAAGCGGCAGTACGCTCAAAGAAGAATAATCCTGGGCCCAATTAAAAGGTTATTAGGGGCGCGGGAGTAGCTCAGTTGGTAGAGCGCCACCCTTCCAAGGTGGATGTCGCGAGTTCGAATCTCGTCTCCCGCTAACCTTGGGGGCCCGTAGCTCAGTTGGATAGAGCAACGGATTTCTAATCCGTAGGTCGGAGGTTCGATCCCTCTCGGGCCCGTTTCCTATCCACAAGGGCGAGTGGTGGAACTGGCAGACACGCATGGCTTAGGACCATGTGCCGTAAGGCTTGGAGGTTCAAATCCTCTCTCGCCCATTTGAATTATCGAGGCAGACACCCGGTTCTGCGCCGAAGGCGCATCCGCCTTTGGCGGAAACTCCTGTCCTCGGCATATCCGTCTAGGTTTTAAGCGCCATTAGCTCAATTGGTAGAGCAGCTGACTCTTAATCAGTTGGTTGAAGGTTCAAGTCCTTCATGGCGCATTTTCCCTTTACAGCGAACCATCGCTGATGTTGGGCGGCTTGGAGGCGACGAATGTTGCCGACAAGCCGCCCTATTATTATGATCGGCCGAAAAATCCCCTTCCGCCGCAGGGTCGCGCAGCGGGCCGGAGGCGGCATCGACGCTATCGGAATACAATAGTTTGACTTCTATCGTCTCTTTCGAATAAATGACCTTTTCGATGTGCCTTTTTATGACCAGGCGTTTCTCAGTTTTTCCCTTCAGTTTTGCCGCGTCAATGACGGCTTTTAGTATCTCCTGGACTCTTTCGGTCTTTATCGGTGAGTAACCCCCACCTGGTTCGCACCCACTCAAGCCACCATTGCTATCGTTATTGAGCACGTAGGTCAAACTATCAAGGTATTGTCTGTTATTCCTGATCCTATCAAGGTTATCGATGATAAACTTGTCCAGCCGGTCGGCGCTCACCTGTCGGATGTCGCAGAATGACCGATCTCGCTTATCGATAACTGAACAGCGGTAGTAGAAATATCTGGTCCGCTTGTTATTGGCATATTTGACCTTGTTGGTGAACACCGCGCACATAGCCGAGCCGCACTCTTTACAGCGGATCAAGCCGGGAAATAGCGAAAAGTTAAAGGTTGTCATCTTCTTGGGCCGAATATGGTCTTTCCTGATGTTCTGGACCTCATCGAAAATCATTTTGGAGATGATCGGCGTGTGAAGGCCCTGATATATTGTCCCCTTATGCTCGACCATCCCGGCATGGACAACGCCTTTCAGGATCGAATCTAAGCCGGTTTTAGAATGAGGCAGGCCGGAGCGGGTAAACTGTTTATTAGCTTTAAGCTTGTCGTAAATCCGCTGTGTTGAATGGGTCTCCAAAAAGTCCTCAAAGATAGTTTTGACTATTTCGGCCTCTTTGGGAACGATGACCAGCTTGTTGCCATCCCTCTCGTAGCCAAATGGTGCTCTGCCAGGCCCCCACAACCCCTTTCTGGCCTTCTCGAGTATCTTGTCCCTGATCCGCTCGCTGATAAGCTCCCGCTCGAATTGGGCGAAGGTCAGCATTATATTCCGTAGCAGTCGACCGGATGGCGTTGAGGTATCAAAGCGCTCGGTTATCGAAAGGAAGCTAACGTTGTGCCTCTCAAATATTTCTATAAGCTGATAGAAGTCTTTGGGCGATCTGGTCAGCCGATCGATCTTGTACGAGATAACTATATCGAGCTTGCCTTGCTGTATATCGTGGAGCATTTCCTTCAACGCCGGGCGGTCCGTATTTGCGCCCGTGTAGCCCTGGTCCGAATAGACCTTGTAAATATCCATCTTTTCCTGACTGCTAACAAACGACCTGATCTTTGACTCCTGGGTCGCACAGGAATTAAACTCAACATCGGCTTGGCTATCGGTAGAGACCCTGGTATAGATTGCTGCTTTCATGGTCAATTTCCTCCTTTATTTGAGATCAAATACTTAAGCTCTTTTATCAAAACTTGCTGGGCGTTCATGCTATTAAGTTTTTGGATGTAAGCCAAGAACTTATTGCACTCGACCTTTTGGGCCATACTACAGATAACCCCGGCTTGCCTCTTGTCGCAATAACAGCAAGGGTGAATTGGATAAAACGGCATACTAAAACACCTCCCTGCCTGCCGGTATGGCAGGCTTGTTTAAAACGAAGCAATGACTGGCGAGATCAGCGGGCAATGAGGCCCCACCGCCGCAGAGAAACACATAAACCGGAATGCCGCGCCTGACTGCCTGACGCACCGTGAACAGCGTGCCCCGGGACGAACCATGCAGGAAAGCAACCAGGCACGAGCAGGCAGAGATAAGCCGCTGATTGCGCCCCAGAAGCGCGGAGACCGCCTGCTGCCGCGCCGCGCCGGGAGAAGCCGAACCCCAAACCACCTGACCACCAGCGGCCAGAAAACGCCCAACCGAGGGACGGACCGAGACCGGAAACCCGCCAGCCGAAGACCAAGCCGAGAAGACCACCCCCGAAGCAGATGCCCCCTGCTCAACCAGGGCGGAAAGGGCGAACTGATCAGCCCCAACTGCGCCACCGGAGGCCACCAGGAAGCCACGAGCCCGGAACGCGGAGACCAAAGAGGCAACGAACGGGGAAAAAGAAGCGGGAAGCGAGCGGGAACCAACGAAACCAGCAATGCGAGACATATGAGCCACCTCCTGAAACAAGATGAAATGGACCTAGCATTTTTTTCTTCCTGTCACCCGGAGCACATATGCGAGTTAGATGCCGAGCATATGTGCGGAGGGCGCGGAGGAGGCAAAATATTACTCGATACCTCGAATATGATATTTTGCCGACGTAGCAGAGGGGCGCGAGCTACCTTAGAAGGCTTAGCGGCTCAAATGATGTATATCAGCGAACGACCCCTTGACAGGAAAGAAGAAAAAAATGCTATCATGAGAAAGCTGGAGAAAGAAAAAAAGGCATAAAAAGGCACAGCGAAAAGTGGCATTTAATTCGAAAGAGGCATAGAAGGCAATATTGTATTCCGATAGCGTCGATGCCGCCTCCGGCCCGCTGCGCGACCCTGCGGCGGAAGGGGATTTTTCGGCCGATCATAATAATAGGGCGGCTTGTCGGCAACATTCGTCGCCTCCAAGCCGCCCAACATCAGCGATGGTTCGCTGTAAAGGGAAAATGCCTCGACCCTCTGGCTCTCAAACCATTCAGTGCCGCGCTAGCCAGCTGATTATACCCAGCCCATTCATGGATGCCTTTGTCTTCTTCCCTCCCATAGCGGGCGCGTACATTCAGCCCCATTCAGATAGATGCGCGCCCGCTATCGCCAGAATATACTATAAAAACAATAAAATAGTTGTATAATAACTGTTAATTGTTATGCTTAGGAGGTCAACCATGAAATACGACAGATTGCCCATCTCACAAATAGAACTGGACAAAACAAACCCACGAATCGCACACTGGCTCAAGATGTACACCGATGTATCGCAAGAACAATTATATTTAGCCCTGGGCGTTGCAGAGCCCGGGAGTGCAGAGGCTGGCCCAAGTTTTTTCAGCTTAAAAGAAGCTATTAAAACAAATAATGGCGTTATTCATCCTATATTAGTGAATAAAAAAAGTAATGGGAAATATATGGTGATTGAAGGCAATACAAGATTAGCAATTTACATGGATTTTCAAAAAAATAAAGTGGATGGCGACTGGACAACAATACCTTGCATTATTCATGAAAATTTAAGTGAGGCCCAAGTTGATGCAATAAGGCTACAAGCGCATTTAGTTGGTGTTCGTCAATGGCAACCATACGCAAAAGCAAGATACCTTAAACATTTAAGGGATAGCGAGCATCTTACTTGGAATCAAGTTGTTGACTATTGTGGGGGAAAATCAAAGGAAAACC
Protein-coding sequences here:
- a CDS encoding ParB N-terminal domain-containing protein codes for the protein MKYDRLPISQIELDKTNPRIAHWLKMYTDVSQEQLYLALGVAEPGSAEAGPSFFSLKEAIKTNNGVIHPILVNKKSNGKYMVIEGNTRLAIYMDFQKNKVDGDWTTIPCIIHENLSEAQVDAIRLQAHLVGVRQWQPYAKARYLKHLRDSEHLTWNQVVDYCGGKSKENQELIAAYEDMEQYYRKVLEDDSSFDETRFSAFVELQKPRIKEAIINSGNNLNDFSIWVRDRKISRLENVRRLPAILSDKRAKELFMTRGDKAALALIDSAIIQTDQSSLSLIQVAKLLSEKLRKINFEEITRYKEDASSPELEALLETKDELISFSNLIKGSEQ
- a CDS encoding DNA-processing protein DprA, whose amino-acid sequence is MSRIAGFVGSRSLPASFSPFVASLVSAFRARGFLVASGGAVGADQFALSALVEQGASASGVVFSAWSSAGGFPVSVRPSVGRFLAAGGQVVWGSASPGAARQQAVSALLGRNQRLISACSCLVAFLHGSSRGTLFTVRQAVRRGIPVYVFLCGGGASLPADLASHCFVLNKPAIPAGREVF
- a CDS encoding recombinase family protein, which gives rise to MKAAIYTRVSTDSQADVEFNSCATQESKIRSFVSSQEKMDIYKVYSDQGYTGANTDRPALKEMLHDIQQGKLDIVISYKIDRLTRSPKDFYQLIEIFERHNVSFLSITERFDTSTPSGRLLRNIMLTFAQFERELISERIRDKILEKARKGLWGPGRAPFGYERDGNKLVIVPKEAEIVKTIFEDFLETHSTQRIYDKLKANKQFTRSGLPHSKTGLDSILKGVVHAGMVEHKGTIYQGLHTPIISKMIFDEVQNIRKDHIRPKKMTTFNFSLFPGLIRCKECGSAMCAVFTNKVKYANNKRTRYFYYRCSVIDKRDRSFCDIRQVSADRLDKFIIDNLDRIRNNRQYLDSLTYVLNNDSNGGLSGCEPGGGYSPIKTERVQEILKAVIDAAKLKGKTEKRLVIKRHIEKVIYSKETIEVKLLYSDSVDAASGPLRDPAAEGDFSADHNNRAACRQHSSPPSRPTSAMVRCKGKMRHEGLEPSTN